GTCTTCCGCCTGATCGGCCTGACCTCGCTCAGCCACTTCGGGCTGATCACGCTCGGCATCTTCACGATGAGCACCCAGGGCGGCACCGGCTCGATCCTCTACATGGTCAACCACGGCCTCGGCACGGCGGCGCTCTTCCTCGTCGCGGGCTACCTCTACGACCGGCGCGGCACCTCGCTGATCAGCGAGATGGGCGGCATCGAGAAGGTCGCCCCGGTCCTGGCCGGGCTCTTCCTGGTCGCCGGCCTCGCCACGCTCGGCCTGCCGGGCCTCTCGCCGTTCGTCAGCGAGTTCATGGTGCTGCTCGCCGCCTTCGGCTACGCCTGGTACGTCGGCGCGATCGCCATCACCGCCGTGGTGCTGGCCGCGATCTACGTGCTGTGGATGTACCAGCGCACCATGACCGGGCCGACGCCGGCCGACGTGGAGGGCACCGCGGACCTCGGCCTGCGCGAGATCGCAGCCGTCGCCCCGCTGGTCGTGGCGCTGGTGTTCCTCGGCTTCTACCCGGCCCCGCTGACCGACGTCAGCAACCCCACCGTCGGTGAGCTCCTGCACGAGCAGGTGGGCGTCGACGACGACCCGCCGACGGTGGATCCGACCGATGTCGAGCACGACGAGCAGGAAGCGGAGGCGCACTGATGGAGTTCGTGAAGCCCGAGCTCGAGTACGCCGAGCTCCTGCCGCTGCTGATCGTCCTCGGCGCCGCGTGCGTGGGCGTCCTGTTCGAGGCGCTCCTGCCGCGCGACCTTCGCCGCCTGCCCCAGGTGGCGCTCAGCCTCGCCGCCCTGATCTCCGCCCTGGTCGCCACGATCCTCGTCGGGGCCGACCTCGACGAGCACACCGGCATCGCCGGCGCCGAGGGCAAGGGCCTCGTCGGCGCGATGGGCTCGGTCGTCGTCGACGGCCCGACCGTCTACCTCTGGGGCCTGCTGCTCGTCTTCGCCATCGGCGGGGTCGCGCTCTTCGCCGAGCGTCGCCTCGAGGGCGGGGTCTCGGCGTTCACCGGCCAGGCGGCCGCGCTGCCCGGCACGGACACCGAGCGCGACGCGTCGACCCGCGGGCTCGAGCACACCGAGGTCTACCCGCTGCTGCTCTTCGCGGTCGGCGGCATGCTGCTCTTCCCGGCCTCGGGCGACCTGCTGACGATGTTCGTCGCGCTCGAGGTCCTCTCGCTGCCGCTCTACCTGCTCTGCGGGCTCGCCCGCCGGCGCCGCCTGCTGAGCCAGGAGGCGGCCATGAAGTACTTCCTGCTCGGCGCCTTCGCCTCCGGCTTCTTCCTGTACGGCGCCGCGCTGGTCTACGGCTACGCCGGGTCGGTCACCTTCGCCGGGATCAACGAGGCGGTCCGTGCGGGCGGGGCCAACCACGGCCTCCTGCTCGCCGGCATCGCGCTGCTCTCGGTCGGCCTGCTGTTCAAGGTCGGTGCCGCCCCGTTCCAGGCCTGGACGCCGGACGTCTACCAGGGCGCCCCGACTGCGGTCACCGCGTTCATGGCCGCCGGCACGAAGGTCGCCGCCTTCGGCGCCCTGCTGCGCCTGCTCTACGTCGCGTTCGGCGGCGAGCGCTGGAGCTGGCAGCCGATGCTGTGGGTCGTCGCGATCGCGTCGATGGTGCTGGGCGCCGCGCTGGCCGTCGTACAGAACGACGTCAAGCGGATGCTGGCCTACTCCTCCGTCGCGCACACCGGCTTCCTGCTCGTGGGCGTGCTGGGCGTGCAGAGCGCGGGCGACCTGGCCGAGGGCCAGTACACCTCGCTCGAGGGCGTGCTGTTCTACCTCACGACCTACGGCTTCGCGATGATCGGCTCGTTCGCGGTCGTCACCCTGGTGCGCGACGCGGGCGGCGAGGCGACCCACTACGACCGCTGGGCCGGGCTGGGCAAGCGCTCGCCGCTGGTGGCCGGTGCCTTCGCCTTCTTCCTGCTGTCGATGGCGGGCATCCCGCTGACTGCCGGCTTCATCGGCAAGTGGGCGGTCTTCACCTCGGCGATGTCCGCCGGCGCCTGGCCGATCGTGCTCGTGGCGATCGCGTCGAGCATCGTCGCGATCACCTTCTACGTGCGCCACATCCGGCTGATGTTCTTCACCGAGGCGCACCCGGACGGTGGTGGCGCGGTCACGACGCCGTCGCTGCTGACCTCGGTGACCGTCGTCGTCTGCCTCGCGGCGACCCTCGTCCTCGGCGTGGTGCCGGGCCCGGTTCTCGAGCTGGTCACCCATACGGGAGACTTCATCAGGTGACGAGTGCTCCATCGCCCGCTGAGCTGGCCCTCCCGATCCTCGACGAGGCGCTGGCCGAGCGTCTGCGCGGCCGGATGGCCACGGTCGAGGACGCCCTCTACGCCCACGCGTCCAGCCGGGCGCCGTACGTCACCGAGGCGGCGCGGCACCTGCTCGCCGCCGGTGGCAAGCGGTTCCGCCCGCTGCTGGTGCTGCTGGCGGCCGAGGCCGGGCCGCGCCCCGACGCCGACGAGGTGCTCACCGCGGCGTGCGTCGTGGAGATCACCCACGTGGGCTCGCTCTACCACGACGACGTGATGGACGAGGCGGAGCTGCGTCGCGGCGAGGACTCCGCCAACGCGCGCTACGACAACCTGGTCGCGATCCTCACGGGCGACTGGCTCTTCGCGAAGTCGTCGGAGCTCACCGCCCAGCTCGGCCCCGAGGCCGTCCGGATCCAGGCGGAGACCTTCACCCGGCTGGTCGAGGGCCAGATCCTCGAGACGGTGAAGCCGGGCCCCGACGAGGACGCGCTCGCCCACTACCTCGAGGTCGTCGCCGGCAAGACCGGCTCGCTGATCGCGACGTCGGCCCACTACGGCGCGCTCTTCTCGGGTGCCGCCCCCGAGGTCGTCGCCGCCCTCACCGCGTACGGCGAGCTGGTCGGCACCGCCTTCCAGCTCTCCGACGACATCCTCGACATCGCCTCGGAGAGCGAGGAGTCCGGCAAGACGCCGGGCACCGACCTCAAGGAGGGCGTGCCCACGCTGCCGGTGCTCATCGCCCGTGCCTCGACGGACCCGGCCGACGCCCGGCTGCTGGAGCTGCTCGACCCCGAGCGCTCCGACCTGGCAGGTGACGCCGAGCTGCACGCCGAGGCGCTGGACCTGCTGCGCAAGCACCCGGCGATGGCGGAGGCCCAGGCCTACGTCGTCGCCCGTGCGCAGGAGGCCAAGCGGTTGCTCGAGGTGCTTCCCGAGGGCTCGGTGCGGAGCGCCCTCGAGGCGTTCGCGGACGTGGTGGCGGTCCGCTCCGCCTGAGCTGCGCGGCGCCGCCCGGCACAGGCTGATCGGCGACGCCTTCCATGGGCTCGGCCGTTCCGTCTCGGCGTACCCTCGGCAATCTGTACCAAGTCAGTTAAGTTTGATTGTCATGAGCACGATGGCCACCAACCAGGACCTCGACCCGGTCGCGCTGCGACAGGCGTTCGGGGTCTTCCCGACCGGGGTGGTCGCGCTCGCTGCCGAGATCGACGACGAGCCGGTCGGCCTCGCCGCCAGCTCGTTCACCTCGGTCAGCCTCGATCCACCCCTGGTCTCCGTCTCGGTCGCGCGCACGTCGAAGACGTGGCCCGACCTCCGCCGGGCGCGCCACTTCGGCGTGACCGTGCTGGCCGACCACCACGGAGCCGTCTGTCGCCAGCTGT
Above is a genomic segment from Nocardioides aromaticivorans containing:
- a CDS encoding flavin reductase family protein, translated to MSTMATNQDLDPVALRQAFGVFPTGVVALAAEIDDEPVGLAASSFTSVSLDPPLVSVSVARTSKTWPDLRRARHFGVTVLADHHGAVCRQLSGPVGERFAGIDVTVTDEGAVTLDEGLVRFSCSLYREVDAGDHVIVLLQVHAVEHGAEDDAGHPLVFHRSGFGRLERSA
- the nuoN gene encoding NADH-quinone oxidoreductase subunit NuoN; the protein is MEFVKPELEYAELLPLLIVLGAACVGVLFEALLPRDLRRLPQVALSLAALISALVATILVGADLDEHTGIAGAEGKGLVGAMGSVVVDGPTVYLWGLLLVFAIGGVALFAERRLEGGVSAFTGQAAALPGTDTERDASTRGLEHTEVYPLLLFAVGGMLLFPASGDLLTMFVALEVLSLPLYLLCGLARRRRLLSQEAAMKYFLLGAFASGFFLYGAALVYGYAGSVTFAGINEAVRAGGANHGLLLAGIALLSVGLLFKVGAAPFQAWTPDVYQGAPTAVTAFMAAGTKVAAFGALLRLLYVAFGGERWSWQPMLWVVAIASMVLGAALAVVQNDVKRMLAYSSVAHTGFLLVGVLGVQSAGDLAEGQYTSLEGVLFYLTTYGFAMIGSFAVVTLVRDAGGEATHYDRWAGLGKRSPLVAGAFAFFLLSMAGIPLTAGFIGKWAVFTSAMSAGAWPIVLVAIASSIVAITFYVRHIRLMFFTEAHPDGGGAVTTPSLLTSVTVVVCLAATLVLGVVPGPVLELVTHTGDFIR
- a CDS encoding polyprenyl synthetase family protein codes for the protein MTSAPSPAELALPILDEALAERLRGRMATVEDALYAHASSRAPYVTEAARHLLAAGGKRFRPLLVLLAAEAGPRPDADEVLTAACVVEITHVGSLYHDDVMDEAELRRGEDSANARYDNLVAILTGDWLFAKSSELTAQLGPEAVRIQAETFTRLVEGQILETVKPGPDEDALAHYLEVVAGKTGSLIATSAHYGALFSGAAPEVVAALTAYGELVGTAFQLSDDILDIASESEESGKTPGTDLKEGVPTLPVLIARASTDPADARLLELLDPERSDLAGDAELHAEALDLLRKHPAMAEAQAYVVARAQEAKRLLEVLPEGSVRSALEAFADVVAVRSA